The following proteins are co-located in the Pseudomonas fluorescens genome:
- a CDS encoding S-type pyocin domain-containing protein: MPESIAKSITAIEQNEGSPASEVEKIEQHIRSVDTLITQKSQAAAAQKAIADKYYYGDFFRFPTMQFIKDAISGSKTNYPPDKNYKEWYTSLEAAYAAKYIIREIDYLNVLKQNLQAQANQARADAEAKRIADEAAAAEAARVAAEAAALKAAHTFRLPAAGAMQLSTAAGSIAVTAGSGVTLEAAIQAAKVALSTVVSAATAVGIGALTYSESLGNGELPATMLDLPAKELAPSLPDNLLEVAAAGGTVDVLYRLYGDQSKYSVVATQVTGGLAPTVPVRALVLDPVANAYTFTTTDTPPITLAFPIAVPGNSSTATPAQPVETPVYTGITLTPIDVKAEPFPIASQLSIRDAIYVYPADSGLPPIYAVFSSPYEGATTKGVHSGRMYNPDKAGGPTQDLDWATATVTQEGIDLVKLHTSRFVPSDANKIMIERLEKILSGQIPVTDVDKRFYTHEMRELERYRALGVADGVEGNVWNNAHAATLEDYKLRDADDLFYTPEAIAAEIKQVYGE, encoded by the coding sequence ATGCCCGAATCTATTGCAAAAAGCATTACTGCAATAGAACAAAATGAAGGCAGTCCCGCGAGCGAAGTCGAGAAAATCGAACAGCATATTCGTTCGGTAGATACGCTAATCACTCAAAAATCACAGGCTGCTGCTGCTCAAAAGGCGATTGCTGATAAGTACTACTATGGAGACTTCTTTCGTTTCCCGACTATGCAATTTATTAAAGATGCAATCAGCGGGAGCAAGACAAACTACCCTCCAGATAAAAATTATAAAGAATGGTACACTTCACTTGAGGCTGCGTATGCTGCAAAATATATCATTCGGGAGATCGATTATTTAAATGTCCTGAAGCAGAATCTTCAAGCACAGGCTAACCAAGCACGTGCAGACGCTGAGGCCAAACGTATTGCCGATGAGGCGGCAGCAGCTGAGGCTGCTAGGGTAGCTGCTGAAGCCGCAGCACTTAAAGCAGCTCACACGTTCAGGCTTCCCGCAGCCGGTGCTATGCAACTGAGTACGGCTGCAGGCTCTATTGCCGTCACGGCAGGTTCAGGCGTTACGTTGGAGGCGGCGATTCAAGCGGCTAAGGTAGCGCTGAGTACAGTTGTGAGTGCGGCCACGGCAGTCGGTATTGGAGCTTTGACGTATTCAGAGTCCCTTGGCAACGGGGAGCTGCCCGCGACAATGCTGGATCTGCCCGCTAAGGAACTGGCGCCTAGCCTGCCTGATAATCTTCTCGAGGTAGCGGCGGCTGGTGGGACGGTTGATGTGCTATATCGGCTTTATGGTGATCAATCGAAGTATTCGGTAGTGGCCACCCAGGTCACTGGTGGACTAGCCCCCACTGTTCCGGTAAGGGCATTGGTGCTTGATCCTGTGGCCAACGCCTATACGTTTACTACAACCGATACACCACCGATTACCCTGGCATTCCCTATTGCAGTACCAGGAAATAGCTCAACGGCAACTCCGGCACAGCCCGTGGAGACTCCGGTATACACAGGCATCACTCTGACCCCAATTGACGTCAAAGCTGAGCCGTTTCCGATTGCCAGCCAATTGAGCATCCGAGACGCTATTTACGTTTACCCCGCGGATTCGGGTTTGCCGCCGATTTATGCGGTATTTAGTAGTCCGTACGAAGGTGCTACCACTAAAGGTGTACACAGCGGACGGATGTACAATCCTGATAAAGCCGGAGGTCCAACCCAAGATCTTGATTGGGCAACGGCAACGGTGACTCAGGAAGGTATTGATCTGGTTAAATTGCATACGTCACGATTCGTACCTTCTGATGCTAATAAGATTATGATTGAACGGCTAGAAAAGATACTAAGTGGTCAGATCCCTGTTACGGATGTTGATAAACGATTTTACACCCATGAAATGCGAGAGTTAGAACGTTACAGGGCGCTCGGGGTAGCTGATGGGGTAGAAGGAAATGTTTGGAATAATGCTCATGCTGCAACCTTAGAAGACTATAAGCTGAGGGATGCTGACGATTTATTCTATACGCCTGAAGCCATTGCTGCAGAAATTAAACAAGTATATGGAGAGTAA
- the ppnN gene encoding nucleotide 5'-monophosphate nucleosidase PpnN, producing the protein MPQRQVINASVSPKGSLETLSQREVQQLSEAGTGSIYTLFRQCALAILNTGAHIDNAKTILDAYQDFEVRIHQQDRGVRLELLNAPADAFVDGEMIASTREMLFSALRDIVYTENELGSQRIDLSDSQGITDYVFHLLRNARTLRPGVEPKIVVCWGGHSINTEEYKYTKKVGHELGLRSLDVCTGCGPGVMKGPMKGATISHAKQRITGGRYLGLTEPGIIAAEAPNPIVNELVILPDIEKRLEAFVRVGHGIIIFPGGAGTAEEFLYLLGILMHPDNRDVPFPVILTGPKHAAPYLQQLHAFVGATLGEAAQAHYQIIIDDPAEVARQMTVGLKAVKQFRRERNDAFHFNWLLKIDEGFQRPFDPTHENMAGLQLSLTLPPHELAANLRRAFSGIVAGNVKDKGIRLIEQHGPYEIHGDPAIMKPLDELLQAFVAQHRMKLPGGAAYVPCYRVVQ; encoded by the coding sequence ATGCCCCAACGTCAAGTCATCAATGCCTCCGTCAGCCCCAAGGGCAGCCTCGAAACCCTCTCCCAACGTGAAGTCCAGCAACTGAGTGAAGCCGGAACCGGCAGCATCTACACGCTGTTCCGCCAATGCGCCCTGGCCATCCTCAACACCGGCGCGCATATCGACAACGCCAAGACCATCCTCGACGCTTATCAAGACTTTGAAGTGCGCATCCACCAGCAGGACCGCGGCGTGCGCCTGGAACTGTTGAATGCACCGGCCGACGCGTTCGTCGATGGCGAAATGATCGCCAGCACCCGCGAAATGCTCTTCAGCGCCCTGCGCGACATCGTCTACACCGAGAACGAGCTGGGCAGCCAGCGCATCGACCTGAGCGACTCCCAAGGCATCACCGACTACGTCTTCCACCTGCTGCGCAACGCCCGCACGTTGCGCCCGGGCGTCGAGCCGAAAATCGTGGTGTGCTGGGGCGGGCACTCGATCAATACCGAAGAATACAAATACACCAAGAAAGTCGGCCACGAACTGGGCCTGCGCAGCCTCGACGTATGCACCGGCTGCGGCCCCGGCGTGATGAAAGGCCCGATGAAAGGCGCGACCATTTCCCACGCCAAACAACGCATTACCGGCGGGCGTTACCTGGGCCTGACCGAGCCGGGCATCATCGCGGCCGAAGCCCCGAACCCCATCGTTAACGAACTGGTGATCCTGCCGGACATCGAAAAACGCCTGGAAGCCTTCGTGCGCGTCGGCCACGGCATCATCATCTTCCCGGGCGGCGCCGGCACGGCCGAAGAGTTCCTGTACCTGCTGGGCATCCTGATGCACCCGGACAACCGCGATGTGCCGTTCCCGGTCATCCTCACCGGGCCCAAACACGCCGCGCCGTACCTGCAACAACTGCACGCGTTCGTCGGCGCCACCCTCGGCGAAGCGGCGCAGGCGCACTACCAGATCATCATCGACGACCCGGCCGAAGTGGCCCGCCAGATGACCGTCGGGCTCAAGGCCGTGAAACAGTTCCGTCGCGAACGCAACGACGCGTTCCACTTCAACTGGCTGCTCAAGATCGACGAAGGCTTCCAGCGCCCGTTCGACCCGACTCACGAAAACATGGCCGGCCTGCAGCTGAGCCTTACGCTGCCGCCCCACGAACTGGCGGCCAACCTGCGCCGCGCGTTCTCCGGGATTGTGGCCGGTAACGTCAAGGACAAGGGCATTCGCCTGATCGAACAGCACGGGCCGTATGAGATCCACGGCGACCCGGCCATCATGAAACCGCTGGACGAACTGCTGCAGGCATTTGTCGCCCAACACCGCATGAAATTGCCGGGCGGCGCGGCGTATGTGCCGTGCTATCGCGTGGTTCAGTAA
- a CDS encoding RidA family protein produces the protein MTDRHLIIPAAMQPIVERAGYVPAVKVGNTLYCAGQVGRTPQLAVIDDPEAQFIAAWENLRDVLEEGGCSFDDVVDMTTYHVNMRQHMAVFREVKNRLFPRGQCAWTTIGVSELAHPGLLVEIKCVAVQR, from the coding sequence ATGACCGACCGCCACCTGATCATTCCTGCCGCCATGCAACCCATAGTCGAGCGCGCCGGCTACGTGCCTGCGGTAAAAGTTGGCAATACTCTTTACTGCGCAGGCCAGGTTGGCCGTACGCCGCAACTGGCCGTGATCGACGATCCCGAGGCGCAATTCATCGCGGCCTGGGAAAACCTGAGGGACGTATTGGAGGAGGGCGGTTGCAGCTTCGATGACGTGGTGGACATGACCACGTATCACGTGAACATGCGCCAGCACATGGCGGTTTTTCGTGAAGTGAAAAACCGCCTGTTTCCACGCGGGCAGTGCGCCTGGACCACAATCGGGGTGTCCGAACTGGCGCACCCCGGGCTGCTGGTGGAAATCAAATGTGTGGCGGTGCAGCGCTAG
- a CDS encoding LysR family transcriptional regulator — MMDRLSSMNAFVVAAELGSYARAAERLGLSAQMVAKHVAALEQRLGARLLNRTTRRQSLTELGHAYYERCKHILTEAQAADSLAQIMNDTPRGKLKITAPVTFGSYSLMPLITAFLRDNPDVEIDLHLTDRFVDLVEEGYEAAFRIGPLGTTGLTARPLAPYRLVVCAAPAYLAARGIPQRPADLEQHECLGYAFWSRPADREWVFHQNATPYTVRVASRLHINESRALMSAALDGFGIVLGAEDFLRTALAKGELVRVLPAFEAPSRPMHLVYTANRQRTAKLRRFVEAVLARFGPA, encoded by the coding sequence ATGATGGACCGCCTTTCAAGCATGAATGCCTTTGTGGTGGCCGCCGAGTTGGGCTCTTACGCGCGTGCCGCCGAGCGCTTGGGCCTGTCGGCGCAGATGGTGGCCAAACATGTTGCCGCGCTGGAGCAGCGCCTCGGCGCCCGTTTGCTCAACCGCACCACGCGACGGCAAAGCCTGACCGAGCTGGGGCACGCGTACTACGAGCGTTGCAAACATATCCTGACGGAGGCGCAGGCTGCCGATTCACTCGCCCAGATCATGAATGACACACCGCGCGGCAAGCTGAAAATTACCGCCCCGGTCACCTTCGGCTCCTACAGCCTGATGCCGCTGATTACCGCCTTTTTGCGCGACAACCCGGACGTGGAAATCGACCTGCACCTGACGGATCGTTTCGTTGACCTGGTGGAGGAAGGCTATGAGGCGGCCTTCCGGATCGGCCCGCTGGGCACCACGGGCTTGACGGCCCGGCCGCTGGCGCCTTATCGGCTGGTGGTCTGCGCGGCGCCGGCGTACCTCGCGGCGCGGGGTATACCGCAGCGGCCGGCGGACCTTGAGCAACATGAATGCCTGGGCTACGCCTTCTGGTCACGCCCGGCGGACCGCGAGTGGGTCTTTCACCAAAACGCGACGCCCTACACGGTGCGGGTGGCCAGCCGTCTGCACATCAATGAAAGCAGGGCGTTGATGTCGGCGGCACTGGATGGGTTCGGCATCGTTCTCGGCGCCGAAGACTTCCTGCGCACCGCATTGGCCAAAGGCGAACTGGTACGCGTGCTGCCGGCCTTTGAAGCGCCCAGCCGCCCCATGCATCTGGTTTACACCGCCAACCGGCAGCGCACGGCCAAGTTGCGGCGATTTGTCGAGGCGGTGCTGGCACGCTTCGGCCCGGCGTGA
- a CDS encoding MFS transporter — translation MTIQQTPGHVLPARSAAKMEAAMAVGAFAIGTGEFAIMGLMPDIAQNLNLSEPQVGHAISAYALGVMVGAPLLAILGAKLLRKHMLLLLMGLYALGNLATAFTPTFGSLVAFRFISGLPHGAYFGIAAVVASSMVPNDKRAGAVARVMMGLTLAMLLGNPIATFLGQHLGWRSAFALVSAIALCTIALVWQFVPDRRDEPRSDPRKELRAFTKPQVWMALSIGAIGFAGMFCVFSYLAPTMLEVTKVSPQWIPFGLAAFGLGGIIGNIAGGKLFDRLQFRAVGLILVWSIAVLLFFPFAASSLWGVLLSMGLVGTMVALAAPLQIRLMDIAHEAPSLAAASNHAAFNLANALGPWFGGMAITAGYGWTSTGYIGAATALAGLGLYLIARRMKGGH, via the coding sequence ATGACTATCCAGCAAACACCCGGGCATGTACTGCCCGCGCGCAGCGCCGCCAAAATGGAAGCGGCCATGGCCGTGGGCGCCTTCGCGATCGGCACCGGCGAATTCGCCATCATGGGCCTGATGCCCGACATCGCCCAGAATTTGAACTTGAGTGAACCGCAAGTCGGCCACGCCATCAGCGCCTACGCCCTCGGCGTGATGGTCGGCGCGCCACTGCTGGCGATCCTCGGCGCCAAACTGCTGCGCAAACACATGCTGTTATTGCTGATGGGACTCTACGCCCTGGGCAACCTCGCCACCGCCTTCACCCCGACCTTCGGCTCGCTGGTGGCCTTCCGCTTTATCAGCGGCCTGCCCCACGGCGCCTACTTCGGCATCGCCGCCGTCGTCGCCTCCAGCATGGTGCCCAACGACAAACGCGCCGGCGCCGTGGCCCGCGTGATGATGGGCCTCACCCTGGCCATGCTGCTCGGCAACCCCATCGCGACCTTCCTGGGCCAACACCTCGGCTGGCGCTCGGCGTTCGCCCTGGTCAGCGCCATCGCCCTGTGCACCATCGCCCTGGTCTGGCAATTCGTCCCCGACCGCCGCGACGAACCGCGCAGCGACCCACGCAAAGAACTGCGCGCCTTCACCAAACCCCAAGTGTGGATGGCCCTGTCGATCGGCGCGATTGGCTTTGCCGGCATGTTCTGCGTGTTCAGCTACCTCGCCCCGACCATGCTCGAAGTGACCAAAGTCTCGCCCCAATGGATCCCCTTCGGCCTCGCCGCCTTTGGCTTGGGCGGCATCATCGGCAACATTGCTGGCGGCAAGCTGTTTGACCGCCTGCAATTTCGTGCCGTGGGCTTGATCTTGGTGTGGTCGATCGCCGTGCTGCTGTTCTTCCCCTTCGCGGCATCGTCGCTGTGGGGCGTGCTGCTGAGCATGGGCCTGGTCGGCACCATGGTGGCGTTGGCCGCACCGCTGCAAATCCGCCTGATGGACATCGCCCACGAAGCCCCAAGTTTGGCGGCAGCCTCCAACCACGCCGCGTTCAACCTGGCAAACGCGCTGGGCCCGTGGTTTGGCGGCATGGCAATTACCGCGGGATACGGCTGGACCAGCACCGGCTACATCGGCGCCGCCACCGCACTGGCCGGCCTGGGCCTCTACCTCATCGCCCGCCGCATGAAAGGCGGCCACTGA
- a CDS encoding DUF6124 family protein — MPNKSRNPYVDQNTAPVDAKLQTAAQRAIHHYLPPSDDVAHVEHPTSNIFLVSPNIDTETLLANAAEHLDSANQITATLAFDLEDPHRAIILGIQQLIDLSALLVARAQEQVAPAASPATA, encoded by the coding sequence ATGCCTAACAAATCACGCAATCCTTATGTCGATCAAAACACTGCGCCCGTCGATGCCAAGCTACAAACGGCTGCCCAGCGAGCAATTCACCATTACCTGCCGCCATCTGATGACGTTGCCCACGTCGAGCATCCAACCAGCAATATCTTCCTAGTCAGCCCCAACATCGACACCGAAACCCTCCTAGCCAACGCCGCCGAGCACCTCGATTCCGCCAACCAAATAACCGCCACCCTGGCCTTCGACCTCGAAGACCCGCACCGCGCCATCATCCTCGGCATTCAACAACTCATCGACCTAAGCGCGCTACTCGTCGCCCGCGCCCAAGAGCAAGTCGCGCCTGCCGCCAGCCCAGCCACCGCCTGA
- the mqo gene encoding malate dehydrogenase (quinone): protein MFKKVNTALLGLALSMGITSVHAEEAKKVDVLLIGGGIMSATLGVWLNELQPDWSMEMVERLDGVAEESSNGWNNAGTGHSALAELNYTPENKDGTVEIPKAVEINEAFQISRQFWSWQVQQGVLKNPRSFINSTPHMSFVWGDDNIKFLKKRYEALQASPLFAGMQYSEDPAQIAKWVPLMMEGRDPNQKIAATWTPIGTDVNFGEITRQFVAHLQTTPKFDLKLSSEVQDITKNADGSWRVSYKNLKDGTKTETDAKFVFIGAGGGALHLLQKSGIPEAKEYAGFPVGGSFLVTDNPAIAEQHMAKAYGKASVGAPPMSVPHLDTRVLDGKRVILFGPFATFSTKFLKEGSYLDLLTSTTTHNIWPMTKVGIREYPLVEYLAGQLMLSDDDRFKALQEYFPNAKQSDWRLWQAGQRVQIIKRDEEQGGVLKLGTEVVSSADNTIAGLLGASPGASTAAPIMLTVLQKVFKDKVATPEWQAKLHQIVPSYGTKLNDSPEAVAKEWAYTAGVLQLTPPPAIPQLNAPKATQATEAAKPAAEPSKPASDLAL from the coding sequence ATGTTTAAAAAAGTAAACACTGCCCTGCTGGGGCTGGCTTTGTCGATGGGGATCACGTCCGTTCACGCGGAAGAGGCAAAGAAAGTCGATGTGCTGCTGATCGGCGGCGGCATCATGAGTGCGACCCTGGGTGTTTGGCTCAATGAGCTGCAGCCGGACTGGTCGATGGAGATGGTCGAGCGCCTCGATGGCGTGGCTGAAGAAAGCTCCAACGGCTGGAACAACGCCGGTACCGGTCACTCAGCCCTGGCTGAGCTGAACTACACCCCGGAAAACAAGGACGGCACCGTTGAGATCCCGAAAGCGGTCGAGATCAACGAAGCGTTCCAGATTTCCCGTCAGTTCTGGTCCTGGCAGGTCCAGCAGGGCGTGCTGAAGAACCCGCGTTCGTTCATCAACTCCACACCGCACATGAGCTTTGTGTGGGGCGATGACAACATCAAGTTCCTGAAAAAACGCTACGAAGCCCTGCAAGCGAGCCCGCTGTTCGCCGGTATGCAGTACTCCGAAGACCCGGCGCAGATCGCCAAGTGGGTTCCGCTGATGATGGAAGGGCGTGACCCGAACCAGAAAATCGCGGCCACCTGGACCCCGATCGGCACCGACGTGAACTTCGGCGAGATCACCCGCCAGTTCGTCGCTCACCTGCAAACCACGCCGAAGTTCGACCTGAAACTGTCGAGCGAAGTGCAGGACATCACCAAGAACGCCGACGGTTCGTGGCGTGTGAGCTACAAAAATCTGAAAGACGGCACCAAGACTGAAACCGACGCCAAGTTCGTGTTCATCGGCGCCGGCGGCGGTGCATTGCACCTGCTGCAAAAGTCGGGCATTCCTGAAGCCAAGGAATACGCAGGCTTCCCGGTGGGCGGTTCGTTCCTGGTGACCGATAACCCGGCCATCGCCGAGCAGCACATGGCCAAGGCCTACGGTAAGGCTTCGGTTGGCGCGCCACCGATGTCGGTGCCGCACCTGGACACCCGCGTGCTGGATGGCAAGCGCGTGATTCTGTTTGGCCCATTCGCGACCTTCTCGACCAAGTTCCTGAAGGAAGGCTCGTACCTGGACCTGCTGACCAGCACCACCACCCACAACATCTGGCCAATGACCAAAGTCGGTATTCGTGAATACCCACTGGTTGAGTACCTCGCCGGCCAACTGATGCTGTCCGATGACGACCGCTTCAAGGCGTTGCAAGAGTACTTCCCGAACGCCAAGCAGTCCGACTGGCGCCTGTGGCAAGCCGGTCAGCGCGTGCAGATCATCAAGCGTGACGAAGAGCAGGGCGGCGTCCTGAAACTCGGCACCGAAGTGGTCAGCTCCGCCGACAACACCATCGCCGGCCTGTTGGGTGCATCGCCAGGCGCGTCCACCGCGGCTCCGATCATGCTGACCGTGCTGCAAAAAGTGTTCAAGGACAAGGTCGCGACCCCTGAGTGGCAGGCCAAACTGCACCAGATCGTACCGAGCTACGGCACCAAGCTGAACGACAGCCCTGAGGCTGTTGCCAAGGAATGGGCCTACACGGCCGGCGTCCTGCAACTGACCCCACCGCCTGCGATTCCGCAGTTGAACGCACCCAAGGCAACTCAGGCCACCGAGGCTGCCAAGCCTGCGGCTGAGCCGAGCAAGCCGGCGTCTGACCTGGCGCTGTAA
- a CDS encoding AbrB/MazE/SpoVT family DNA-binding domain-containing protein, which produces MEIFTMATATLTSKGQITIPVQVRTALGLETGDRVEFVETEDGKFSIIAASKTVQDLKGLIRKPAQAVSIEDMNRAIAAQGANAG; this is translated from the coding sequence ATGGAGATTTTCACTATGGCCACCGCCACACTCACCTCGAAAGGGCAAATCACTATCCCCGTGCAAGTGCGCACCGCGCTTGGCCTGGAAACAGGCGACCGGGTTGAATTTGTCGAAACGGAAGACGGCAAGTTTTCCATCATCGCCGCGAGCAAAACCGTGCAGGACCTCAAGGGGCTGATCCGCAAGCCCGCACAGGCTGTGTCGATCGAAGACATGAACCGCGCCATCGCCGCGCAAGGAGCCAACGCCGGATGA
- a CDS encoding NADPH-dependent F420 reductase, with amino-acid sequence MKIGVIGAGFIGRAVAQLALAAGHDVMLSNSRGPHTMSSVLSGILGVQVGSAEDAAKFGDVVLVAIPLEHYRSVPAQWLEGKTVLDANNYYPNRDGHIPVLDRFETTTSRLLAEHLPHSHVVKVFNAIFAPDLTQDARPHGAPDRRALPVAADDATAKAQVIRLLDELGFDAVDAGGLDESWRFERAKPAYCVPLDQAGLKAALAAAERTVELPAVERVRA; translated from the coding sequence ATGAAGATCGGTGTGATTGGAGCAGGTTTTATCGGACGTGCCGTGGCACAGCTCGCGCTGGCTGCCGGGCATGACGTGATGTTGAGCAACTCCCGCGGCCCGCACACCATGAGCAGCGTGCTCAGCGGCATACTCGGCGTCCAGGTGGGCAGCGCTGAAGATGCCGCAAAGTTTGGCGACGTGGTGTTGGTGGCGATTCCCCTGGAACACTACCGCAGCGTGCCCGCACAGTGGCTGGAAGGCAAAACGGTGCTGGACGCGAACAATTACTACCCGAACCGCGATGGGCATATCCCGGTGCTGGACCGCTTTGAAACCACCACCAGCCGGCTGCTTGCCGAGCACTTACCGCACTCACACGTCGTGAAGGTGTTCAATGCGATCTTTGCCCCAGACCTGACGCAAGACGCCCGCCCCCACGGCGCGCCCGACCGCCGTGCACTGCCGGTGGCTGCCGATGACGCCACGGCCAAGGCGCAGGTAATCCGCCTGCTCGACGAACTCGGTTTCGACGCGGTGGACGCCGGCGGGCTGGATGAAAGCTGGCGTTTTGAACGGGCGAAACCCGCCTATTGCGTGCCGCTGGACCAAGCGGGTTTAAAGGCGGCGCTGGCAGCGGCCGAACGCACGGTTGAACTGCCTGCGGTCGAGCGCGTTCGCGCCTGA
- a CDS encoding aspartyl/asparaginyl beta-hydroxylase domain-containing protein has product MSKSAVQKKLVSVAWVLGVLLFIYCFPRTSLVFLLLVLFCGIYDFLRNGLYDRDTIKKYFVGNGRNTWILAPFNTLFDLLSLRNRHVYTMRDLPPAWREDLQQVIDDAMANKDEIISYLDERMAEKKRGMLFFQWYGRPIETTLDIPQLRKKLPFVKTIGVSVFNENRSTSFHFGPLRMMFRVLYNMAPAPHHEGVYIQVGKHKHYWHDDPLFIFDDTLMHASFNKNDAKRYCLFIDIVRPTLLPSVLNAVISGFAGLVFTLRRVFYKNWKLIQ; this is encoded by the coding sequence ATGAGTAAAAGTGCTGTTCAAAAAAAACTGGTCTCAGTCGCCTGGGTTCTCGGCGTTCTGCTGTTCATCTACTGCTTCCCACGCACCAGCCTGGTATTTCTGCTGCTGGTCCTGTTCTGCGGCATTTATGACTTCCTGCGCAACGGCCTGTATGACCGTGACACCATCAAGAAGTACTTCGTCGGCAATGGCCGCAATACCTGGATATTGGCGCCGTTCAACACCCTGTTCGACCTGCTGAGCCTGCGCAACCGCCACGTCTACACCATGCGCGACTTGCCGCCGGCCTGGCGTGAAGACCTGCAACAGGTGATCGACGACGCCATGGCCAACAAGGATGAAATCATCAGCTACCTGGACGAGCGCATGGCCGAGAAAAAACGCGGCATGTTGTTCTTCCAATGGTACGGCCGCCCCATCGAAACCACCCTGGACATCCCGCAACTGCGCAAGAAACTGCCATTTGTGAAGACCATCGGCGTGTCGGTGTTCAACGAAAACCGCTCGACGTCCTTTCACTTCGGCCCACTGCGCATGATGTTCCGCGTGCTCTACAACATGGCGCCGGCGCCTCACCATGAGGGTGTTTACATCCAGGTGGGCAAGCACAAGCACTACTGGCACGACGACCCGCTGTTCATCTTCGATGACACGCTGATGCATGCGTCCTTCAACAAGAACGACGCAAAACGGTACTGCCTGTTCATTGACATCGTTCGTCCGACCTTGCTGCCGTCAGTGCTCAATGCCGTGATCTCGGGTTTTGCCGGGCTGGTCTTTACCCTGCGTCGAGTTTTCTACAAAAACTGGAAGCTGATTCAGTAA
- a CDS encoding PIN domain-containing protein has product MIGLDTNVLVRYVTQDDPVQSPKASALIESLTSVSPGFVSLVSVVELVWVLQSCYQSAKSDVVTVLETLLRTRELTVEHAEIIWQALRRFTGGKADFADYLIERCAHAAGCEYTATFDLNAAKATGMKRLA; this is encoded by the coding sequence ATGATCGGGCTCGATACCAATGTGCTGGTGCGCTACGTCACCCAGGATGACCCCGTGCAATCGCCCAAGGCCTCGGCGTTGATCGAGTCGCTCACCAGCGTGTCGCCGGGCTTTGTCAGCCTGGTGTCGGTGGTGGAATTGGTCTGGGTGCTGCAAAGCTGCTATCAATCGGCCAAAAGCGACGTGGTGACCGTGCTGGAAACGCTGCTGCGCACCCGTGAACTGACCGTCGAGCACGCCGAGATCATCTGGCAGGCACTGCGACGATTCACAGGCGGCAAAGCCGACTTCGCCGACTACCTGATCGAACGCTGCGCCCATGCAGCCGGCTGTGAATACACCGCCACCTTTGACCTCAACGCAGCCAAGGCCACGGGGATGAAACGCCTGGCCTGA
- a CDS encoding YXWGXW repeat-containing protein, with the protein MLLRYAALAAVVVAASGCVQERVVHERGPVQREYVEVVAPQPPPVQVIEVEPAARYGYVWSRGYWRWQGGRYVAVHGHWEPVREGYRYVHPHWVQRNDGYHWQGGGWVR; encoded by the coding sequence ATGTTGCTACGTTATGCGGCATTGGCGGCGGTCGTCGTCGCGGCGTCCGGGTGTGTGCAAGAGCGCGTGGTACATGAGCGCGGGCCGGTACAGCGTGAGTACGTTGAAGTGGTTGCGCCACAACCGCCGCCGGTCCAGGTGATCGAAGTCGAGCCGGCTGCACGCTATGGCTATGTGTGGTCACGCGGTTACTGGCGTTGGCAAGGCGGCCGCTATGTCGCGGTGCACGGCCATTGGGAGCCGGTGCGCGAAGGTTATCGCTATGTGCATCCGCACTGGGTGCAGCGCAATGACGGTTACCACTGGCAGGGCGGTGGCTGGGTTCGCTGA